The Methylobacterium currus genome contains a region encoding:
- a CDS encoding efflux RND transporter periplasmic adaptor subunit, protein MRPTPIPRGAAVGLAALLLASPALAEAPFPAKDEMRKTSLAEVRVVTAALAPVAEQVVLTGDIQAKFLSNIAFRVSGKIQERLVEVGEHVTADQVLARLEPQEQQVNVDTAQAALASAEALLTQAKVTFERQQSLMRSGYTTRTAYDQAEQTLRTTQASVESAKAALGNAREQFSYTELKTGVDGIITARNAEAGQVVQSGQTVFTLAQDGPRDAVFIVSETLLAEPPEGKTVEIALLSDPRVRTTGTVREISPAVDPSSGGVRVKIGLSKVPPEMSLGAAVVGLGRFRARPSVSLPWSALFRWQDKPAVWVVDPASHTVAPKTVAIERYAGSAIVLSNGIAPGERVVTAGIQLLRPGQKVAVIGEDAR, encoded by the coding sequence ATGAGACCTACTCCGATCCCGCGGGGCGCCGCCGTCGGCCTGGCCGCCCTGCTTCTCGCGAGCCCGGCGCTCGCCGAGGCGCCCTTCCCGGCCAAGGACGAGATGCGGAAGACCTCCCTGGCGGAGGTCCGGGTGGTCACCGCCGCGCTCGCACCGGTCGCCGAGCAGGTCGTGCTGACCGGCGACATCCAGGCCAAGTTCCTGAGCAACATCGCGTTCCGGGTCAGCGGCAAGATCCAGGAGCGTCTGGTCGAGGTCGGCGAGCACGTCACCGCCGACCAGGTGCTGGCCCGGCTCGAGCCGCAGGAGCAGCAGGTCAACGTCGACACCGCGCAAGCCGCGCTCGCCTCGGCCGAGGCCCTGCTGACCCAGGCGAAGGTGACCTTCGAGCGCCAGCAATCGCTGATGCGCAGCGGCTACACCACCCGCACCGCCTACGACCAGGCCGAGCAGACCCTGCGCACCACCCAGGCCTCGGTCGAATCGGCCAAGGCCGCCCTCGGCAATGCCCGCGAGCAATTCTCCTATACCGAGCTGAAGACCGGGGTCGACGGCATCATCACGGCGCGCAACGCCGAGGCCGGCCAGGTCGTGCAGTCGGGCCAGACCGTGTTCACCCTGGCCCAGGACGGGCCCCGGGACGCGGTGTTCATCGTCTCCGAGACGCTGCTCGCCGAGCCGCCTGAAGGCAAGACCGTCGAGATCGCCCTCCTGTCGGATCCGCGGGTGCGCACCACCGGCACGGTCCGGGAGATCTCGCCGGCGGTGGATCCGTCCTCCGGCGGCGTGCGGGTGAAGATCGGGCTCTCCAAGGTGCCGCCGGAAATGTCGCTCGGCGCCGCGGTGGTGGGCCTCGGCCGCTTCCGCGCCCGGCCATCGGTGAGCCTGCCGTGGAGCGCGCTGTTTCGCTGGCAGGACAAGCCGGCGGTCTGGGTGGTCGATCCGGCGAGCCACACCGTCGCGCCCAAGACCGTCGCGATCGAGCGCTATGCCGGCTCGGCCATCGTGCTGTCGAACGGGATCGCGCCGGGCGAGCGGGTGGTCACCGCCGGCATCCAGCTCCTGCGTCCGGGCCAGAAGGTCGCGGTGATCGGGGAGGACGCCCGATGA